AGAAAAAGGCTACCTCCTCTTCACCGTCAACAAGGTGGGCCTGGTCACTACCGCCCTGCACCGTTTGCAGGCTGGTGATATTATTGGCGTGCGAGGTCCTCTCGGCAACAGTTATCCCTGGGAGCAGCTCGAGGGAAGCAATGTGGTTGTCATTGGCGGCGGCTTTGCCTTTACCACTCTGAGGGCTTCCATAGTTTACATGCTCCACCCTGACAATCGCCAGCGTTTTGGCGATATTACGGTGATTTACGGCGCCAGAACTCCGGGCATGCTGCTTTACAAGAGTGAACTTGCAGAATGGCAGCAGCGTGACGATATCAGCATGCACATCACAGTGGACGCCACTGATGACCCGGAGTGGAAATATAATGTGGGCTTCGTACCTACCATTACCAAAGAAAAGGCGCCCAGTGCGACAAACAGTTACGCCATCGTTTGCGGGCCGCCCATCATGATAAAGTTTACCCTGCCAGTGCTTGCCGAACTGGGTTTCACCCAGGAGCACATAATAACCAGCCTCGAGATGCGGATGAAATGCGGCATCGGTATGTGCGGCCGCTGTAACATCGGCACCGAGTATGTGTGCAAAGACGGCCCCGTCTTCAGCCTGGCTCAATTGGCCAGACTACCGGCAGAATACTAGTGCTGGGCGCGATCCTATCCAGCAAAACTTCTTGCAGTCACGAGCAGGTCTGCGTATCATAGAGAAACACTATAATTAATGCCAGGAGGAAGAGGTGGTCAAACTAGAGGACTTGCAGGCGATTATCATTCTCCACGACCTCAGCGAGAGCATGTTGAAGAAAATCGCCAATATCACCCTGCAGTTCGAGTTCAAAACCGGTGATTACATATTCAAAGAAGATGAGTTCGCCAGGTATCTCTACGCCATTATAGAGGGAAAAGTTGGCCTAGAACTGGAAAAAATAAGCGGCAGCGTGGTCATGATCGATACTGTGACCCGCGGCCACGCCCTTGGTTTTTCTGCTCTTGTCAATACAGAGCAAAAGAAATACACCACCTATGCCAGAGCACTTACCCATACAAAGCTCTA
Above is a window of Deltaproteobacteria bacterium DNA encoding:
- a CDS encoding FAD/NAD(P)-binding protein, coding for MRNPLLPFPVKIDDIVVETEDRNLKTFKLTFLNPEDEKLFQHRAGQFAELSLAGKGEIPIGIASSPTEKGYLLFTVNKVGLVTTALHRLQAGDIIGVRGPLGNSYPWEQLEGSNVVVIGGGFAFTTLRASIVYMLHPDNRQRFGDITVIYGARTPGMLLYKSELAEWQQRDDISMHITVDATDDPEWKYNVGFVPTITKEKAPSATNSYAIVCGPPIMIKFTLPVLAELGFTQEHIITSLEMRMKCGIGMCGRCNIGTEYVCKDGPVFSLAQLARLPAEY
- a CDS encoding Crp/Fnr family transcriptional regulator translates to MVKLEDLQAIIILHDLSESMLKKIANITLQFEFKTGDYIFKEDEFARYLYAIIEGKVGLELEKISGSVVMIDTVTRGHALGFSALVNTEQKKYTTYARALTHTKLYAWEAADLERLFHEDYELGFLFMKRIARIAKSRLQVRNVQFLDIYA